The Syngnathoides biaculeatus isolate LvHL_M chromosome 20, ASM1980259v1, whole genome shotgun sequence nucleotide sequence TCCTCTGCTTTGTTCGGGGAGCAAACATTCACAAGTGCAATTATTGTCTTTGTGCTGATTTGACAAAAGCCATGTTTACATGACTTCAGTCTGGTTTTGTCAGTCTCTTGATCCAGAATGTGCATATTAACCTAAGAACGAAAGCAAAAGACTTTAAGAGGTGAATATAAGTTGCTTGAAGCTGAACCACTTCTTCCTTGCCATATTCTTGAACCCTTCCAGGGTTCCAGGCATCACCACCTCAGCTCCTCAACTTCCGCCACCAGCACCCTTCCCTGTCCCGGGTCCCTTCTCCGTTCCGGCCTCCGACCCGGAGCACTCGCCCCAACCTTGGACAGCAACAGGAGGCGGGGACGGCGAGCGGCTGTCCAGCGACGAAGGCGACGCGCACACTCCCGAAGACGCCCACGCGCCTGTCTTTCACTTCTCTAAAGTCCACCCGCAGCCTTCAGGGGTGAATATGGACTCATTTTGAAGTTTTCTATGCGCCACGTAGAAACTTTACCACTTTAAcactttactgtaatttctcgccCTTTCGTGTTTTCCCCACCCGACGTTTCTGGGTGCAGTTTTGCATATTCAGCAGCAGGCTCATGGGACGAGGCCACTACGTGTTTGACAGGCGGTGGGACAGGATGAGGCTGACGCTCCAAAACATGGTGGAGAAGCACCTCAATGCACAAATGTGGAGgtcagtggtttttttttttttttttttttttttgggtgtttcaCAAAAAATACTCGATCTGAAAATCTGCGCTTAGCATCCTGGTCCAGTATATACATGCATGAATTTCTACGTTTTaaagcagtggttctcaaagaGTTTTAGCCTGGGGGTccacaaaataatttgcaataaaTTGTCTTGTATCATAATAGAACAAAGTCTGTATTTCTATATGGAGACCGGTACCCCCCGGTAACACAAATATAAACTAATTACTTCTCTCCGCCTTACCTTTGAGACAATAAGCAAAAAGGTATGAGGTGAATGTGATATATTGTCACATAAATGTGACATCCCTGCTTGTTCAAAtggtttttatttaacaaaagATGAATTGTTTAAGGAATAAAGTCCTATTCAggggtaggttttttttttttttttttttttttaatgaatggagTCCTTAGTTTGGGACaccaaagtgcatttttttttaattttttttttttttagaatatggACCTTTTTCAAGCGACACAAAGCTCCCTCCACTCTTATATcagaattttgactttttttcatatcatTACTGTAATACAGTctttaaataatttgaaatgtaaatgatgGAAATTAATAAAATCCTATTGGAAAGAAATCAAGTCAATTCATATCTCAAAAGCTCATCGAATTTAAGGGTTTTAAATAGTTGCGCAGAAGATGGTGGGACATCTATTTAAATAGAGAAGATTGAAATATTTTCTGTGAAAGAGGCCACCAAAATTTGGTTCCCGCTGATCCTTTTCATTCCAATTTTGTTTGCATGCAAGCACAAGTCTGTGCTTGGTTAGTAAttagtgaaattaaataaatacaaaactgtTATTTAGTACAactaactatttttttttttttttttgtcaatcaacTTTTTAATCCTGATTGAATTTCaaaattcttttatttgtcACATTGAATTGGCTTTGGTATTTTGAGGTGGTCCTTCTTCATCATGTTCATGCCGTCTTCTGTCAGACCCAAAGCCTTTGAGACTCCTTTCCCGTAAAGAGACTTCGTGCGTCTTGTTCCAGAAAGGTTCCGCTTGCTGCAGAGAGCCTGGCCTCCCTTTCGCCCTCCGGCGTCACGTCCCAGCGGGCCGCCCTTCCCTCTCCTGCATCGGACACTCGTCTGCCTTTAACCGCCTCGTCCGGTTCCGTCTCCTGCGGTACCTCCTTCCCTCATCCCGCATCTTTGCCTCGAAGTTTGACCTTCAGAGACACCCCGCAGCCAGTTTCCACTCTGGGAGCGTCCCAACACAGCGCGCACAGAGCCGGTCGCTCCACCAAAGAGAGAGAGGACTCTTTCGCGGGAGCTAAGAGGAAATATTCTTCCTACTCCTGCTCCTTTCGAAACTGGACCAGCAATCATCCGCCGTCGCAAGGATCAGGCGGGCCGGACGCCACCCCGGCGAGGAAAAAGGGACACGGTCGTGAGGGAAACGGCCTTTGGAGCTACAGTGACCACTGGTTATCAAAAGCGGATTGCTCACGCGGTCATAActcaaataacaggtaggcggAGGTCATGCCTGCCGCTACGAGTACGATTGGAACGCAGCACTTACTCATCCAGGATCCAATTGGCGCTCGGTAAATGTCATTAAAGGCAGATTCCCCTCTTCTTCTCCCCAGTGATCTTGGCAACACCGGAATATCCTACCCCAGCAGCAGGGAGCTGACAGCCGCCCCCTCCTCCGGAGCATTGAATTATGGGCAAAAAGCAgaggggaggaagaggaagagcgaTGCCTCTTATGAAGGGAAGACCGGCAACAAGCTCAACAGGCTGGGCGGTGTGGACGGCTTCTTTGGGAACGGGAATGACAGCGAGTCCCAAAGACAGGTAGGCTGTCATTTTTAGTAGAGAccatttaataatttaaaaaaaaaaaaagttaatttactCCAACCACAGGCTTTAAACAGTTAAGACTGATTAAAGCTTTCTTGAACTGAGTAAAcatgaagcacaaaaaaaaaagtacgtacTCAAGTTGCTGtttatgaaatgttttgtttccgtCTTCCTCTCCCTGCAGGCCAAGTTGCATCACTGACACCTGTATGGTAGAATGTCTGGCAGTCACCCCAcccaaaccccccaccccccaccctctcccTCCAAATCCCTTTATTGACAGAACCAATCAGACTGCCTCACCCGTCTGACGTCTCCGATTTACTTCAGTTTACGGCAGCAAAAGCGGGCTCGGGACTCTTGGGCCACACGTTCTCGCCCGCTTGTTTTCACCCTCCGGTTCCAATTTCGGACGACGTTGACGGAAATTAAAGCGAGGACAACGGAGTCCAAATGCCACGTTCAGAAGgcaatttatttttccacttttttttttttttaagagtttgTTTGTGGTCAGCTGTCAAGGAACTACTACAGGACTGGAACATCagcttcatttatttcatttttttccctctcgcAATCTTTGCTCAACGGCAAACTTTTCAGTTGGGTTTTAGCCAGCTTCTTCGGCCTCTTAccttccctccctctctctctctccctccctctttttttttttactccccatTTTATATGAAGCGGCTTTTTACGCGGACTCTCTTTGGATTCTTTTGTCCCGTGTGCATTGTGTACACCCAGCATGGCTGTTTAAAGTGCTCTTACTGCCCTCGTCCTCCCTCGCAGCAGCTTCCAGCAGTGCCACACTAAGACCCCCGTCcacgtttaaaagaaaaatatatatttacaggaagaaaaaatgttAACCAATGATGCCGTTCAAAGGGTTGAATTTCAATATAGGTGGAAGTCTGAGctaaaggaaacattttttttttttaagctatttTAACAGATTTTCTCGTCTTTCTAGAGTGCGCGTACCATTTATGGTGGGCGCTAAAAGAATAATTGTCATTTAGAAGAAATGctgaaagtattatttttttgaaaacgtGTAGATATCTTTTCATGAtttctgttttgtatttattatctTCCCCGTTTATACTGAGCTGCAGAAGGGAGGACTTAAACAGCTATATAATTTGAATTCagtggcctgtttttttttttccgccccaAAATTCActatatttgtaattttctatattttattttcacgttTTCTTTGCTCGAGTTCCAACTTACGTTGCTCAAGTTCCAGTGTGTCTCTATTGACCATTACCCAACACACTTCTTCATCCATGCACTATTTTCAGTCGACGCACAAGCTTTATTGAAAGATAAAAGACgggaaaatatttcatcacCGCTCCCTGCAGTTACTTCCTCTTCCCTCGCTTCACCGCGTTGCTCATCGCGAGCGGAACGGTGAGAACATGCTATTAATGCTCTCGCGCGGAACGTGTGACGCGTCCGTTTGTCATCACGCCACCGCCCGGAGCTCATCATACAACAGGTGCTTTTTAATTGAGAGTAAGAGAATATGAAAATCATCTTCAACTTCAGACCCGTCTATCAGTATTTCAGCTATTTCCAACGTGAGTGCCCTTTTCAAGAGTATTAAAGTTCATTTAatgttgacataaaaaaatctaCACGCACCTGTTCCATTctcaggtttttgtgatataggAAATGAAGAATAGTCCACCATTATTGTGACCTATAACCTATAACTCAACAGGGAAGGGAATTCTTTTCCAgagaggaaataaatataacagaAATAATGTGATTTCACAAGTTTGCACACAGTCAGAAAAGCTTCACTGTATACGGTGGCAGGTTTGGGCCGATTCCCGTTTACGTGGCTTTGTATGATTGGTTAATTTAGAACACAGCCATATCCTTGTCATAAaagggtgtgtacacttgtgcaaccacattatctcaaCCGTTTACTTTTACATACCctcgtaaaaaataaaaaattgagttTAACTTGTACAGGCCACATTGTCGATACGGTCTCCCACAGAGTGcccttatgactgtgaaaccataaaaaacttAAATCCCCTGATCATATTTACACCTGAAAtttgtgaactagttttggaatcaaaaatcaagtgaaaataatttttctacAATTGTTCAGACAGACACAAAAATGCCTGTAATATTGCTACTTTTTCCATAtaattgaaattttggtacagattttcacaagactcATGAAAATTAAGACACGCTTTGTCTTTAgcggggcacataaaatcatgtggcgggccgggtTTGGcccccccccgggccttgactttgacacctgtgttctacacgtttaaacaggggtgtgtagactttatatccactgtagcTTGTGGGAAAactgttttgcattttattccaAAGAAAGGTCTCACATTCCTATGTTCATCACTGCtctccacagttttttttttttttttaagattgatCCCAGTGTTAAgtatatttcttgttttttttttttttttttgttttttttgagggcGAGGAGGAAAACACTGTGTTAAAAACATACGTCCGGCCTAATGTTCATAGTCTGGGAGCTTCTCAACTAAGGTTTATTATCTCGTCCTTAATAGGAACCCCAATGTGAGGTGATATTATGACAATGCAGctaaaacaatgacaaagttcacaaactattttcttttttttttttttttttttgtacgtcatTTATCTTTGCTTGTTGTTAACGCTTCCCTTTCTGTGGTGTTTGCACTTTGGAACAAAATCTTTAAccaagttatatatatatatatatatatatatatatatatatatttgacacGTTCAAAGTCACAAAATTTATATTTGTACGTCTCTGGCaactgcagtttaaaaaaaaaaaaaaaggaagagttaTAAGAACAACAACCTCCTCCTGATACCAGCGcactgttctttttcttttttttgtttcaggatGCAAACTGTGGTAAAAGTTGAATGTCTTGCTACTCGCCTTGttattaaatgcatttatttcacTGCCGTCAGAGCagttgttttacaaaaaaaaaagaagcttttatTAAATAACTTAAGTGTGATGGTTTTCGGTGGGGAGAATTATTTCATGTCAAGTACATggtgaaaacaacttttttttttacacttattttgacatttccaTGTCTGCAGTTTCATTTTCTAGTGTTCTTAAAGGAAGTGTGGCTTAAGCCTCATTACGTCATGTCTGCTTGTATGCAggtagttggaaaaaaaatatttaatgtaagaaaaaaaaatcaaaacctcaTGCGAGGAATTTGAATGAAATTACTCAATTCCTtgaactgctattattttgaaatacccGTGTTTGTGTGAACGTGGCCTTAAAGCGGCAGCAAAGACTACACGCTTCTGTTCACAGACGACGAGGTCCGACCAAAGAACGTAGCCCCACGTGCCCTGCAGACTTTACCGTTGTTCGCCATCTTTGAAGTGTCCGCGCCGAACCGGAATTCCGCTGAAGGGATCTGCGATGAACCTCTGGgaggtaagacaaaaaaaagtccactcaAAATAGACGTGCGGTTCATGTCGATTTTTCTTCGCTTCTGCTGTTTTTACCCTACCCCAGTGTCCAAAATGTTTACTGTAGAGTGCTACTAGTGACGTTTTAAAATCCCATTTGTGAATATTTACTCCAATAAttctcaaacatttattttactaaataccacctcaaaaaaaaaagtacaacaggCCAAGATTAAAATATACTAACTTTGCAATTCACTACCactgaatacatccatccatccattttctttgctgcttatcctcacgaggatcgcggggagtgctggagcctatcccagctgtcaaggtgcAGGAGGAGggataaaccctgaactggtcgccagccaatcgcagggcacgtagagacaaacggtCACACTCACTGTCacgccgaggggcaatttagagtgtcctattagtgttgcatgtttttgggatgtgggaggaaaccgtagtgcctggggaaaaaaaacccacgcaggagaatggaacccgggtcctcagaactgtcagggcaccgtgctgcccccaccaaatggtgtcgatatctgccctgcgactgactggcgaccaattcagggcgtagaccgcctttcgcccgaagctagctgggataggctccatctttaccgcaacccttgtgaggataagcgacttggataatgacatgacatgtacCAATAAAAATATGTTCTGATTATTGCAAATAAGACTGTATTTATTGGATAAGGATATTGAATACTTTAAATGCTCAAAGAGCTATAGGAGGCCAAGCAGCACCCCCAAAATGATGACAAGTAAATGGATTActattgcacccccccccccccccaaaaaaaaagcgtccAGACATGTCATGTTTATGTTGGTGTCACTGCACCCTGCGTATTGCTGAAAAGATGTTTAAAAAGCCTCATTTGGCCACAACCAGCACCACCcacataacccccccccccccaaatggcATAACCCGCACCCCACTCTCCTCAATGCAAACAGCATTCTTATGATAATGGATTAATGCTGGCGCTTAAGTTAATTGTCTATCGTCCTGGGCACCCCTTTTGTGCCTTTGCTTTCATCCTCCTCGCGAAAAGACCAAAAAGGGAGTTCGAGTTCCCCTGAAATACTCAATTTGTAACACTTTTGGTTTGTTTGATTGATATCAAAAACACCCGTTTGAGCCTCTAAACCGGCAATTCTCCAAATCTGGGGACCGGATTTCCTCTAGTGGCAGGCTCAAGAATAACTGCCCGTGCCCAGTTCAGTagtattttaactttttattgaataaatttgcatttagtccaatttttttttcaccccaaacaTTGAAGTATGTCAGTACTTTAGCCTTTGTTTAATGCATTTAAATTCGAGGATTAAgtacaatgtttatttttgtctggACGTAAGTGCAGTGTTTGTATTGAAACTGTGAGATGTTGCAGCagcttcaaataaaaatgttttaggaATGAAAGTTCACACAGTATCAAGGGAAACTATTTATTAACACTTAAGCTATTAATGTATTGTTGCACACAGGGAGGATACTTATGTGATCCCTTCCGTCATTTCTTGATTCCTGGGGTGTATGAATATGAAAATGACACTACTGTCTACATAATCTGTCATTTAACCAGTTTAAATTTAACTAAATTGTAGGTGGTTTTTGAAAATTTGCATGCAATTCAGAATTTTCCTCCCCCTctacagcccccccccaaaattaaaTTGTTTAGCCGACCTGCACTATTACACGTTTAATCATATTTAAATCACCTGGTTTACAGTTGATTACCGCTTCGTGCCCACTTTGCTACTCATTTAGTATGACATTGACTCAAATTTGGATTAGACGATTCataaatagttttgttttgagGGTATTGGACAAAATCCAACTATTTCAACCTTTTAGCTAGTTGAAGTGTGTCAAGGTTTTAAAGTAAACAAAGTATGTTCATTATTTAGTAGGTActgtttatgttttcatttttagtggTATTAGTGTTTAAGTAGAATTGTGTAACTTGTTGGACTTTTGGGGAGTTAGCATAACGAGCTACAGTTGAGGATCAATGTTAGcatgagctaagctaacaaaTGTTAGCATTGTTTTTGAACAGCAAACATTTGACATTGTTTTCCCTAAAATGTTGTGATGGGGAAACAAGACGACTATTTTGTGAGTAAAGATGTCGTTTATAGACAGAAGCCAACATTTAATCGTGTTTGTTGAGTCAATTGAGCTGCTGAATGCATTCATAATATGAATGTCAATTTTGGAGATTTTACGCTGggtatttttgcatttgtggAATGAGGGTAATCTTTGCGCTTTATTTGCAGAAGCAGTCACCAGCCACACCGTGAGGTACACTTGCAAAATCCATCTGTATCTAAAGTTATGACAGGTTAGTATGtacttttgcaaaaaataataataatagatatAACCACATACAAATTGAAGTGGTAGGAAATAGTGAATGTAGttaagtagatttttcaggtatctgtacTTTGGGAGTGTCATTTTGTACATTATTAACTAATTTAGATTTTGTTCAttcataacaacaacaaaaaacatgaattggacactttaaattgcccctaggtgtgattgtgagtgcgactgtttgtctcgatgtgccctgtgattagcaggcgaccagttcagggtgtaccccgcctcctgcccgtcgacagctgggataagctccagcactccccgcgaccttcgtgaggttaagtggcaaagaaaatgaatggctgcaTGGACAACAAAACTATGGGAGCAGATATTCTGATGACAAAAcctacttttaaaagaaaatcttgCAAAAAGTTAAGAGGTATACTATTTGGTGTGCCCCCCCCACGCCATTGTGCAAGTTATCAACATGCATA carries:
- the atxn7l1 gene encoding ataxin-7-like protein 1, which gives rise to MHSKNQKRHSSPVPSRSPLVLMKAKAPAAAPAVGSGPEDALAFRIPKDYPHSRFSKAPLAVYPPKGARSKSCVSLPVVSLEKIPCLSRANSTSQVRLAASSSSPSSSPLKHPALPAAAFSKEKIPNGRGSAGPSTPRSSASPSSLDTRTSPARSPPERRPASSLSPSPAHRSSSQLSSLSPSEKKNQNGTKASSRSHNRLSGRVFDPNKHCGVQDPETKQPCTRSLTCKTHSLTHRRAVPGRRKHFDLLLAEHRGRTKEKEKDKDGCSPSVGSQDVASPSKSHCPNGRALSSLKLKLASAHIPRVPGITTSAPQLPPPAPFPVPGPFSVPASDPEHSPQPWTATGGGDGERLSSDEGDAHTPEDAHAPVFHFSKVHPQPSGFCIFSSRLMGRGHYVFDRRWDRMRLTLQNMVEKHLNAQMWRKVPLAAESLASLSPSGVTSQRAALPSPASDTRLPLTASSGSVSCGTSFPHPASLPRSLTFRDTPQPVSTLGASQHSAHRAGRSTKEREDSFAGAKRKYSSYSCSFRNWTSNHPPSQGSGGPDATPARKKGHGREGNGLWSYSDHWLSKADCSRGHNSNNSDLGNTGISYPSSRELTAAPSSGALNYGQKAEGRKRKSDASYEGKTGNKLNRLGGVDGFFGNGNDSESQRQAKLHH